The following coding sequences lie in one Jonesia denitrificans DSM 20603 genomic window:
- a CDS encoding multicopper oxidase domain-containing protein — protein MTMRSLPIARADSARPTRRGFQPMRDLPAVIWLLLAVVATVVHQWIPAPRWLMLHVVFLGAISHSIVVWSQHFAVALLHAQITDAQRRHQTQRLVALNVGTVIVVVGVVGSWWPVTAIGATAVGGAVLWHGVSLWLRLRSALGTRFASTVRFYLAAAVFLPVGAVLGTMLSHGFADPTHAQVKLSHALMNVLGWMGLTIVGTLITLWPTMLRTKLRDDSLPAATRALPVLVGGVTVAAVGSLLGWLWVVGAGLVVYVAGLVILEIPLVRTGWVKKPSSFAALSVAASQLWLVGALVYLTVWVLRAAPQDDWALAHTHFSWISPFLAAGVAVPVLLGALSYLIPVSLSRGPASARAANAAIDRGAWFRITAGHGALLVCALPVPSIVRVAASLVYVAAMGAFLVLMVQAIRAARHAHADPTAHLASPAAPTSSAAGGTGRPGPMAPHGERPRGQVAGQAASGVVAVVVAVVLGVIADPSALGSGALGGVAGDRWGVSTGAPASGALGGEVHPTGDTVTIDVDARDMRFTPDTVTVDPGDRLVINLTNTDPTDVHDLVFANGVSSGRLATGDSTTVDVGVISGPMDGWCSIIGHRQMGMVFTVTTTSDTTEPNASDTSEPGSDPGTDHSTMGHGTTGTDNEPADSAATDFDPMATPPTDFTARDAVLPPLPAAPSDGSPTVHRETFEIVEKDIEVAPGVTQRLWTFNGVAPGPTLHGRVGDIFEITLVNNGSMGHSIDFHASNLAPDTPMRTIPPGETLVYRFTAERAGIWMYHCGTMPMTAHIANGMAGAVIIEPDDLPEVDRSYVLTQSEFYLGPQGGTVDVDRALSGGHAADMVAFNGYANQYVAHPLTAVTGERVRIWVLDIGPNKPSSFHIVGGQFDRVWFEGQYILGSASGPAHGTTGGSQALGMHAAQGGFVELTFPEAGHYPFVTHIMADAERGARGIVHVTESTP, from the coding sequence ATGACGATGCGTTCGTTACCGATTGCCCGGGCTGATTCTGCCCGCCCCACCCGCCGTGGTTTCCAGCCGATGCGTGATCTGCCCGCAGTGATCTGGTTACTGCTCGCGGTAGTGGCGACGGTGGTGCACCAGTGGATTCCGGCACCACGGTGGCTCATGTTGCACGTGGTATTTTTGGGGGCAATTTCCCATTCCATTGTGGTGTGGTCCCAGCATTTTGCGGTGGCGTTACTGCACGCCCAAATCACCGATGCGCAACGACGCCATCAAACGCAGCGTCTTGTTGCGTTGAATGTGGGTACCGTCATCGTGGTTGTGGGGGTAGTGGGGTCGTGGTGGCCGGTAACGGCGATCGGGGCGACCGCTGTTGGTGGTGCGGTGCTGTGGCACGGGGTGTCATTGTGGCTCAGGCTTCGGTCCGCGTTGGGTACCCGGTTTGCGTCAACGGTACGGTTCTATCTTGCTGCGGCCGTGTTTTTACCGGTGGGTGCGGTGTTGGGCACGATGTTGTCACATGGATTCGCGGACCCCACTCACGCCCAGGTGAAGTTATCGCACGCGTTGATGAACGTGCTGGGGTGGATGGGGTTGACCATTGTGGGCACACTCATCACACTGTGGCCGACTATGTTGCGCACCAAACTGCGTGATGACTCTCTTCCTGCTGCTACCAGGGCTTTACCCGTGTTGGTTGGTGGTGTCACGGTCGCTGCGGTGGGTTCCCTGCTGGGGTGGCTGTGGGTTGTGGGTGCCGGTCTTGTTGTGTACGTCGCGGGTCTCGTGATCCTGGAGATCCCCCTGGTTCGCACCGGGTGGGTAAAGAAACCTTCGTCTTTTGCTGCGTTGTCCGTTGCCGCCTCACAGTTGTGGCTGGTGGGCGCACTGGTGTATCTCACCGTGTGGGTGCTGCGTGCTGCACCCCAAGATGACTGGGCGTTGGCTCACACCCATTTTTCGTGGATCTCACCGTTCCTTGCGGCCGGGGTTGCGGTCCCGGTGCTGTTGGGGGCGTTGTCCTACCTGATTCCGGTGTCACTGTCACGGGGTCCTGCCTCGGCGCGCGCCGCGAACGCCGCCATTGACCGTGGTGCCTGGTTCCGTATCACCGCCGGGCACGGGGCGCTGCTGGTGTGCGCGCTGCCGGTGCCGTCCATTGTTCGGGTGGCTGCATCACTGGTGTATGTTGCGGCGATGGGAGCGTTCCTGGTTCTCATGGTCCAGGCGATTCGGGCCGCCCGTCACGCTCACGCTGACCCCACCGCTCATCTTGCTTCTCCCGCTGCTCCCACGTCTTCTGCCGCCGGGGGAACTGGTCGCCCTGGACCGATGGCCCCTCATGGGGAGAGACCTCGCGGGCAAGTAGCTGGTCAGGCTGCTTCAGGGGTGGTTGCTGTCGTTGTTGCGGTCGTCCTGGGAGTGATCGCGGACCCGTCCGCGTTAGGGTCTGGCGCGTTGGGTGGCGTCGCTGGTGACCGGTGGGGTGTGTCCACCGGTGCGCCCGCGTCCGGCGCGTTGGGGGGTGAGGTTCACCCCACCGGTGACACGGTCACTATCGATGTGGATGCCCGTGACATGCGCTTCACCCCGGACACCGTCACTGTTGACCCCGGTGATCGTCTAGTTATTAACCTCACCAACACGGACCCCACTGACGTGCACGACTTGGTGTTCGCCAACGGAGTATCATCCGGGAGACTCGCAACCGGTGACTCCACCACTGTTGACGTTGGGGTCATTTCTGGCCCAATGGACGGGTGGTGCTCCATTATTGGGCACCGGCAGATGGGCATGGTTTTCACCGTCACAACCACCAGCGACACCACCGAACCCAACGCTAGTGACACCTCCGAACCCGGCTCCGATCCGGGAACGGACCACTCCACCATGGGGCATGGCACCACTGGAACTGACAATGAACCAGCGGACTCTGCCGCCACCGATTTTGACCCCATGGCAACCCCACCAACAGATTTCACAGCACGAGACGCCGTGCTGCCGCCACTGCCCGCCGCACCCAGTGACGGCAGCCCCACCGTGCATCGGGAAACGTTTGAGATCGTGGAAAAAGACATTGAGGTCGCCCCCGGCGTCACCCAACGCCTGTGGACCTTCAACGGGGTTGCCCCCGGTCCCACCCTGCACGGACGGGTGGGAGACATCTTCGAGATCACACTGGTCAACAACGGCAGTATGGGCCACTCCATCGATTTCCATGCCTCCAACCTGGCGCCTGACACCCCCATGCGCACCATCCCACCAGGGGAAACGTTGGTATACCGGTTCACTGCGGAGCGCGCCGGGATCTGGATGTACCACTGCGGGACCATGCCCATGACCGCGCACATTGCCAATGGAATGGCAGGCGCAGTCATCATCGAACCTGATGACCTACCCGAAGTAGACCGCTCCTACGTGCTCACCCAGTCCGAGTTCTACCTTGGCCCACAAGGCGGAACAGTCGATGTGGACCGGGCTTTGTCTGGCGGTCACGCCGCCGACATGGTGGCGTTCAACGGGTACGCCAACCAGTATGTTGCACACCCACTAACCGCTGTCACCGGGGAACGAGTGCGCATCTGGGTTCTCGACATCGGCCCCAACAAGCCATCCTCCTTCCACATTGTGGGGGGCCAGTTTGACCGGGTGTGGTTTGAGGGACAGTACATCCTCGGTTCTGCATCCGGACCAGCACACGGGACAACAGGCGGGTCCCAAGCGTTAGGGATGCACGCCGCCCAAGGCGGTTTTGTGGAGTTAACCTTCCCCGAAGCTGGACATTACCCGTTTGTCACCCACATCATGGCGGACGCTGAGAGGGGCGCCCGCGGAATTGTTCACGTCACAGAAAGCACACCATGA
- a CDS encoding helix-turn-helix transcriptional regulator — MAVLRYLEEQPTPVTLHHVAKALNLHENTVRGHLDALLNSGYVTRTQEHAERRGRPAWLWRPVMCDNSEYAQLAAALAATIHRTSPAPELAAKETGNEWGHNLVAHLGLAPTDTPSTPAPATSQPDLTAVDDVSQVLSHLGFAPVRGATTAAGSLPHATDTRIELTRCPLIDAARRYPSIVCSVHLGLIEGAAEAMGHHASGSQLIPFATPDACALHLRLHGTSPDTGATERTSLTPPPAGNSRGETIREGTTP, encoded by the coding sequence ATGGCAGTCCTTCGCTACCTCGAAGAACAACCCACCCCCGTCACACTTCACCACGTCGCCAAGGCTCTAAACCTCCACGAAAACACCGTCCGCGGGCACCTCGACGCCCTCCTGAACAGCGGATATGTCACACGCACCCAAGAACACGCCGAACGGCGAGGCCGCCCCGCCTGGTTGTGGCGCCCCGTCATGTGCGACAACTCCGAATACGCACAGCTTGCTGCTGCACTGGCCGCAACCATCCACCGCACCTCCCCCGCCCCCGAACTTGCCGCCAAAGAAACGGGCAACGAATGGGGACACAACCTTGTGGCCCACCTTGGATTAGCCCCCACAGACACACCAAGCACACCGGCACCCGCCACCTCCCAACCTGACCTCACCGCAGTCGACGATGTCTCTCAGGTGCTGTCTCACCTCGGGTTCGCCCCAGTACGCGGAGCAACAACAGCAGCCGGTTCCCTGCCCCACGCCACAGACACCCGCATCGAACTCACCCGCTGCCCCCTGATAGATGCGGCACGCAGGTACCCTTCCATTGTGTGCAGCGTCCACCTGGGACTGATTGAGGGCGCTGCCGAAGCGATGGGACACCACGCCTCTGGGTCCCAACTCATCCCCTTCGCCACCCCTGATGCGTGCGCTCTCCACCTGCGCCTGCACGGCACATCACCTGACACAGGCGCTACTGAGCGCACATCACTCACTCCCCCACCAGCAGGGAATTCCCGTGGGGAGACAATCCGGGAAGGCACCACCCCGTGA
- a CDS encoding DUF2249 domain-containing protein yields the protein MSKQSGLSIGDKPTGGCACGDHDVVDYPELDTRVIPHAIRHATIFGALSSIAPERGMIIVANHNPLPLLAQLEERAPGEFEVTYLEEGPEVYKVQFVRR from the coding sequence ATGAGCAAGCAGTCTGGACTAAGCATCGGAGACAAGCCCACCGGTGGGTGCGCCTGTGGGGACCACGATGTGGTGGACTACCCCGAGCTTGATACCCGCGTCATTCCCCACGCGATCCGCCATGCCACGATTTTTGGGGCACTGAGTTCGATCGCCCCCGAGCGCGGCATGATCATTGTGGCGAACCACAACCCACTTCCGCTGCTTGCGCAGCTGGAGGAGCGCGCCCCTGGCGAGTTTGAGGTGACTTACCTGGAAGAGGGGCCAGAAGTGTACAAGGTGCAGTTCGTGCGCCGGTAA
- a CDS encoding metal-sensitive transcriptional regulator yields MTTLEGTMNTETPEQLAARKRVVNRLKRANGQLAALITQVEAGAECRDIVTQLSAVSSALDKAGFAIISSAMKDCVLDPERQAAADDAEASGKKGPLTLTELEKLFLTLA; encoded by the coding sequence ATGACCACACTCGAGGGAACCATGAACACCGAAACTCCAGAACAACTCGCCGCCCGTAAGCGCGTCGTCAATCGCCTCAAACGAGCAAACGGCCAACTCGCAGCCCTGATCACCCAGGTAGAAGCAGGCGCCGAATGCCGTGACATTGTCACGCAACTGTCAGCCGTCTCCTCAGCACTCGACAAAGCCGGGTTCGCGATCATCTCCTCAGCCATGAAGGACTGCGTCCTTGACCCCGAACGGCAAGCGGCCGCCGATGACGCCGAAGCGTCCGGCAAAAAAGGTCCACTCACCTTGACCGAACTCGAAAAGCTCTTCCTCACTCTCGCGTAG
- a CDS encoding FAD-dependent oxidoreductase, producing MPTNTQASTTNRIVVVGGVAGGMSAAARARRIAENADIIVLERGGEVSFANCGLPYYVSGEITDAAKLQVQTPQSLGASLNLDVRTHSNVTHLDPANNTVTVQHTNTDTGNTNTYTLTYDALILSPGGVAITPPIDGINSPRVRTLRTVPDAIAMRDTVDQGAKRAVVLGAGFIGLEAAEALEAQGLDVHVVELADHVLPPLDTEIAHIVTGELTRLGMHLHTGVAAQAIEHHTDHDTVILADGTRIDTDLIVLSVGVRPDTAVFQDAGLDTDRGAIIINNHGQTNLPHVWAVGDATLSTDAVTGIRRPIALAGPANRAGRLVADHIINPDTARELPHPVGTAIVRVGEYGVAMTGASRTVLTDANIAFHSVYLHPLNHAGYFPGAEAISLVVHFAQEDGRILGAQAAGKDGADKRIDVLATAIRAGMTIEDLIDLDLAYSPPFGQAKDPVNLAGMNGANVLSGKIRLWYPWQLHEMRETALILDVRGPGEYATGHVPDALNIAHTELRDRLEEVRDAAAGRPVRIYCHSGMRSYLAHRVLDQAGFDSATLSGGMLTLKAHLGEHADDVLVTDTK from the coding sequence ATGCCCACCAACACACAGGCATCCACCACCAACCGCATCGTCGTCGTCGGCGGTGTCGCAGGAGGCATGAGCGCAGCAGCACGCGCACGCAGAATCGCAGAAAACGCCGACATCATCGTCCTCGAACGCGGCGGCGAAGTCTCCTTCGCCAACTGCGGACTTCCCTACTACGTCAGCGGAGAAATCACCGACGCAGCCAAACTCCAAGTCCAAACCCCCCAAAGCCTGGGCGCATCACTCAACCTCGACGTCCGCACCCACTCCAACGTCACCCACCTGGACCCCGCCAACAACACCGTCACCGTCCAACACACCAACACAGACACCGGCAACACCAACACCTACACCCTCACCTACGACGCCCTCATCCTCTCACCAGGAGGCGTCGCCATCACACCACCCATCGACGGGATCAACTCACCACGCGTGCGCACACTCCGCACCGTCCCCGACGCCATCGCCATGCGCGACACCGTTGACCAAGGAGCCAAACGAGCCGTCGTCCTCGGTGCCGGATTCATCGGACTCGAAGCAGCCGAAGCACTCGAAGCACAAGGACTCGACGTTCACGTTGTCGAACTCGCCGACCACGTCCTGCCCCCACTCGACACCGAAATCGCCCACATCGTCACCGGTGAACTCACCCGCCTCGGAATGCACCTTCACACCGGAGTCGCAGCCCAAGCAATCGAACACCACACCGACCACGACACCGTCATCCTCGCTGATGGCACCCGCATCGACACCGACCTCATCGTCCTGTCCGTCGGAGTACGCCCCGACACCGCTGTCTTCCAAGACGCCGGACTCGACACCGACCGTGGGGCCATCATCATCAACAACCACGGACAAACCAACCTGCCCCACGTCTGGGCAGTAGGCGACGCCACACTCTCCACCGACGCTGTCACCGGAATCCGCCGCCCCATCGCGCTCGCAGGCCCAGCCAACCGTGCCGGACGCCTCGTTGCCGACCACATCATCAACCCGGACACTGCCCGTGAACTACCCCACCCCGTGGGCACAGCTATCGTGCGTGTCGGAGAATACGGGGTCGCCATGACCGGCGCCTCCCGCACAGTCCTCACCGACGCGAACATCGCCTTCCACTCCGTCTACCTGCACCCACTCAACCACGCCGGCTACTTCCCCGGGGCCGAAGCAATCTCCCTTGTCGTCCACTTCGCCCAGGAAGACGGCCGAATTCTTGGGGCACAAGCAGCCGGGAAAGACGGAGCCGACAAACGCATCGACGTTCTCGCCACCGCGATCCGTGCAGGCATGACCATTGAGGACCTCATCGACCTCGACCTGGCCTACTCTCCACCCTTCGGCCAGGCAAAAGACCCCGTCAACCTGGCAGGCATGAACGGAGCCAACGTCCTCAGCGGAAAAATCCGCTTGTGGTACCCGTGGCAACTCCACGAGATGCGCGAGACCGCTCTCATCCTCGACGTCCGCGGACCCGGTGAATACGCCACCGGACACGTCCCCGACGCACTCAATATTGCCCACACCGAACTACGCGACCGTCTCGAGGAGGTACGCGACGCGGCAGCAGGACGCCCCGTGCGCATCTACTGCCACTCTGGGATGCGCTCCTACCTGGCGCACCGCGTCCTCGACCAGGCTGGTTTTGACTCAGCAACCCTGTCCGGGGGGATGCTCACCCTCAAAGCCCACCTGGGCGAACACGCAGATGACGTCCTTGTCACCGACACGAAGTAA
- a CDS encoding DNA-3-methyladenine glycosylase — translation MTDVHSSGFFVPPRDFFERPALDVAPLLLGARLTTFLDPGPVTIRITEVEAYHGPGMNTPPDTGSHARMGPTQRNATMFGPPAHLYVYLSYGIHSAANIVCSPQHTASGVLLRAGDIIDGHDIARARRVAARTDRDLARGPGRLAQALGITHPHHDGTDVLAGQVARIAVAVPGGPHAVPSERIGRSPRTGVSGVAGTHMFPWRFYIAGDRSVSPYRPGRSPTP, via the coding sequence ATGACAGACGTTCACTCGAGTGGTTTTTTTGTGCCCCCGCGTGACTTTTTTGAACGCCCCGCACTCGATGTTGCCCCCCTGTTGCTGGGGGCGCGCCTCACCACCTTTCTTGACCCCGGCCCCGTCACGATCCGCATCACCGAAGTCGAGGCCTATCACGGCCCCGGCATGAACACCCCGCCAGACACCGGTTCCCATGCGCGGATGGGCCCCACCCAACGCAACGCCACCATGTTTGGCCCGCCCGCCCACCTGTACGTATACCTGTCCTATGGGATTCACAGCGCCGCGAACATCGTGTGCTCTCCACAGCACACCGCATCTGGTGTGCTGCTGCGTGCCGGCGACATCATTGATGGCCACGACATTGCCCGCGCCCGCCGGGTCGCGGCACGCACCGATCGTGACCTAGCGCGCGGCCCTGGTCGTCTTGCGCAAGCGCTCGGGATCACCCACCCGCACCATGACGGAACCGATGTGTTGGCTGGACAGGTGGCGCGCATCGCTGTTGCCGTGCCAGGTGGGCCGCACGCGGTCCCGAGTGAGCGCATCGGCAGGTCGCCACGGACCGGGGTGTCCGGCGTGGCAGGAACCCACATGTTTCCTTGGCGGTTCTATATTGCTGGGGACCGAAGTGTGTCACCGTACCGGCCTGGGCGGTCACCTACGCCATGA
- a CDS encoding LysR family transcriptional regulator ArgP: MRVDLAHLEALLAAVDEGSFDGAAAILRISPSALSQRIKALETTAGQVLLQRTKPVRPTPAGLPYLQAARQIDAVLSQTLAQVDAVAPGPPDVPIAINADSLETWIIPALASIRDVANFHIFRDDQDHTAELLRSGTVLAAVTSLADPIQGCESHRLGVMRYLPVATPDFAARWFPHGLTPAALEKAPTVVFDRKDKMQHRLLHAYGVDPNIPARCYVPSATAFVEAVAQDMGWGLAPEIQIDEALATGSLIHLSDYVDVTLYWQQWKLESPALTVLRRTLADAAAYALRIR, from the coding sequence ATGCGTGTTGATTTAGCCCACCTCGAGGCCCTCCTCGCCGCCGTCGATGAAGGATCCTTTGACGGGGCAGCCGCGATCCTTCGCATCTCCCCCTCCGCACTCAGCCAGCGCATCAAAGCACTCGAAACAACCGCCGGCCAAGTCCTCCTCCAACGCACCAAACCCGTACGCCCCACTCCTGCCGGCCTGCCCTACCTGCAGGCAGCGCGCCAAATCGATGCTGTCCTTTCCCAAACTCTCGCCCAAGTCGACGCGGTCGCCCCCGGCCCACCCGACGTGCCCATCGCCATTAACGCAGACTCCCTGGAAACATGGATCATCCCCGCGCTCGCGTCCATCCGTGACGTCGCGAACTTCCATATCTTCCGCGATGACCAAGACCACACTGCGGAACTCCTGCGTTCGGGTACAGTCCTCGCTGCGGTCACGTCCCTCGCCGACCCCATCCAAGGGTGTGAGTCCCACCGGCTAGGGGTCATGCGGTACCTACCGGTGGCCACCCCCGACTTCGCCGCACGGTGGTTCCCCCACGGACTGACCCCAGCCGCGCTGGAAAAAGCACCCACCGTGGTGTTTGACCGCAAAGACAAAATGCAACACCGGCTCCTCCACGCCTACGGTGTTGACCCCAACATCCCTGCTCGTTGTTACGTCCCCTCGGCCACCGCGTTCGTTGAGGCAGTCGCCCAAGACATGGGGTGGGGCCTTGCCCCGGAGATCCAGATCGACGAAGCCCTCGCCACTGGTTCACTGATCCACCTCTCCGACTACGTCGATGTGACCCTGTACTGGCAACAGTGGAAACTGGAATCACCTGCGTTGACCGTCCTGCGCCGCACCCTCGCAGACGCGGCAGCGTACGCGTTACGGATCAGGTGA
- a CDS encoding LysE/ArgO family amino acid transporter encodes MSNRKVNCTDLSPVDMLTYVISPTVVLAGLGFGLSLIVAIGAQNAFVLRQGLRREHVGPIVAICVASDVILITAGVAGFGVVVQRAAWIIPVLTVFGSAFLVWYGAGACRRALKPAGLPIDDPTLHMPTTPDALTATGLPSGTVATLLVNDGGSAVATAIQPATDTQPTTGATPGSTTQPVSSTLRIVVLHVLALTYLNPHVYLDTLILMGSVATSYGAARWSFAIGAFLATLTWFTALGYGSRVLTPIFQRPRSWQILDALIGVMMFFLAGRLLFDLFTG; translated from the coding sequence ATGAGCAACAGAAAAGTGAACTGTACTGATCTTAGCCCCGTTGACATGCTTACCTACGTGATCTCACCGACCGTTGTTCTCGCGGGATTAGGCTTTGGGCTTTCCCTCATTGTCGCTATTGGGGCGCAAAACGCTTTTGTCCTACGGCAAGGGTTACGCCGCGAGCATGTGGGGCCCATTGTGGCCATCTGCGTAGCCTCAGACGTCATCCTCATCACCGCTGGTGTTGCCGGTTTTGGGGTGGTCGTGCAACGCGCGGCGTGGATCATCCCTGTTCTCACCGTCTTCGGGTCTGCGTTCCTTGTGTGGTACGGCGCGGGGGCTTGTCGGCGTGCACTGAAACCCGCAGGTCTCCCTATTGATGACCCCACCCTCCACATGCCCACCACACCTGATGCGCTGACCGCAACGGGCCTACCGTCCGGAACAGTGGCGACACTCCTTGTCAACGACGGCGGGAGTGCTGTTGCCACCGCGATACAACCAGCAACCGATACCCAGCCCACAACCGGGGCCACCCCCGGTTCAACCACGCAACCGGTGTCGTCAACACTGCGGATTGTGGTCCTGCACGTCCTTGCACTCACCTACCTCAACCCCCACGTCTACCTCGACACACTGATCCTCATGGGGTCGGTGGCCACATCGTATGGTGCCGCACGGTGGAGCTTCGCGATCGGGGCATTCCTCGCCACCCTGACGTGGTTTACCGCCCTTGGGTACGGATCGCGGGTTCTTACCCCCATTTTTCAACGGCCGCGATCCTGGCAAATCCTTGATGCACTCATCGGGGTCATGATGTTCTTCCTCGCAGGTCGGCTCCTGTTCGACCTCTTCACCGGATAG
- a CDS encoding DUF3060 domain-containing protein, giving the protein MRAFSFPWVAVGVLCTVLLSGCAGTSAGSPSAWETSSVPAQGPTDEATGGSAPAGSTSGVDPVDGGRCVDGEDVVVRGDALSPVVTGMCGRVLLEGVGITARIDSARSVEVLGEDHHVSGGPWGGLTVEGQRTTVNGDVSGTVDVAGTEFALTVTQPSQVTIRGEGTTLSADEVTRLEVFGIDHTITAGTVAEVEVRGHNNTLTWSEGPKKAQVNEGDNKAVRTQ; this is encoded by the coding sequence GTGCGCGCTTTTTCTTTCCCATGGGTTGCCGTCGGTGTGCTGTGCACTGTGCTGTTGTCCGGGTGTGCTGGCACGAGTGCTGGGTCACCGTCAGCTTGGGAGACCTCCTCAGTCCCTGCGCAAGGACCGACTGACGAGGCCACTGGTGGTTCCGCGCCCGCGGGGAGCACATCTGGTGTTGATCCCGTGGACGGTGGGCGCTGCGTTGATGGTGAGGATGTGGTGGTGCGTGGTGACGCGCTGAGTCCTGTTGTCACCGGAATGTGTGGGCGTGTCCTGCTTGAAGGGGTGGGCATCACCGCTCGTATTGACTCCGCTCGCAGTGTTGAGGTTTTGGGTGAGGACCACCATGTCAGTGGCGGCCCGTGGGGTGGGCTCACAGTTGAGGGTCAACGGACAACTGTTAACGGGGACGTCAGTGGGACCGTGGATGTGGCAGGGACCGAGTTTGCCCTCACCGTGACCCAACCCTCCCAGGTCACCATCCGCGGGGAAGGGACCACACTGTCTGCAGACGAGGTGACCCGTCTTGAGGTATTCGGGATCGACCACACCATCACTGCGGGCACGGTCGCTGAGGTGGAGGTGCGCGGACACAACAACACGCTGACGTGGAGTGAAGGCCCGAAAAAAGCGCAGGTCAATGAAGGAGACAATAAGGCTGTGCGGACACAGTAG
- a CDS encoding DUF2254 family protein has protein sequence MAEVVPRSGTHVTPWEPVVRWWGDPLPDDVVAQVRGTIEVGLERTFSQDPVFGVRQLVDVAERALSPSTNDPATAVQVVQQLHVVLGEFVAVEQLSPFIHDELGRALPTFAGLLEEACDRLDTLMDDARPAGLTG, from the coding sequence GTGGCTGAGGTGGTTCCTCGTTCGGGAACGCATGTAACGCCGTGGGAGCCAGTTGTGCGGTGGTGGGGTGATCCGTTGCCTGACGATGTGGTGGCTCAGGTGCGAGGGACCATTGAGGTGGGGTTGGAGCGGACGTTTAGCCAGGACCCGGTGTTTGGGGTGCGCCAGTTGGTGGATGTGGCTGAGCGTGCGTTGTCTCCCAGTACGAATGATCCGGCCACAGCGGTGCAGGTTGTTCAGCAGTTGCATGTGGTGTTGGGGGAGTTTGTTGCGGTGGAGCAGTTGAGTCCTTTTATCCATGACGAGCTGGGGCGGGCGCTACCAACGTTTGCAGGCCTACTTGAGGAGGCATGCGACCGGCTAGATACCCTGATGGACGATGCTCGTCCAGCTGGCCTGACAGGCTAA
- a CDS encoding peptidylprolyl isomerase — MFATLHTTAGDIRIELFPNHAPKTVDNFVGLARGTKTWTNPTTGEESNDPFYDGLIFHRVIPNFMIQGGCPLGTGTGGPGYTFNDEIHPELTFSKPYLLAMANAGKRMSPITGQPAGTNGSQFFITVDQTTWLNGKHTIFGEVADDASRAVIDAIAGTQTRPGDRPVEDIVINSVTIED; from the coding sequence ATGTTTGCAACACTGCACACCACTGCCGGTGATATTCGAATTGAGTTGTTCCCCAACCACGCCCCCAAAACAGTTGATAACTTCGTTGGGTTGGCACGCGGAACAAAAACGTGGACGAACCCCACAACGGGAGAGGAAAGCAACGACCCGTTCTATGACGGTTTGATCTTCCACCGTGTGATCCCCAACTTCATGATCCAAGGTGGGTGCCCTTTGGGTACCGGTACAGGTGGGCCAGGCTACACCTTCAACGACGAGATCCACCCGGAACTGACATTCTCCAAGCCTTACCTCCTTGCTATGGCGAACGCGGGTAAGCGCATGAGCCCCATCACAGGTCAGCCTGCGGGAACCAACGGGTCACAGTTCTTCATCACCGTGGACCAAACCACCTGGTTGAATGGGAAACACACCATTTTTGGTGAGGTTGCCGACGATGCCTCCCGTGCAGTCATCGACGCTATTGCGGGCACCCAAACCCGTCCAGGTGACCGGCCTGTTGAGGACATTGTCATCAACTCGGTCACGATCGAGGACTAA